The Eptesicus fuscus isolate TK198812 chromosome 17, DD_ASM_mEF_20220401, whole genome shotgun sequence genome has a window encoding:
- the LOC129152042 gene encoding ATPase PAAT-like isoform X2 — METETEDERSATHPTLASSWDAACGALGRSLRVRRAQDSDWDELLAPPSSGRDLVSLKRSRKSPDEEPCFLSLSCGPSGGEEVVSVGILSSARNMEVYLGEEYCGTSRGRRVGNVLDSSEHGKIILYKKFLKLESAAQACKIKLLSFGERPCVFVSKVVAHVRPGPAKPPASCPALGSRVDLERVHTMVAAVGSTLSPGAQQLMSMVRLQQQRCIPLGEQLQAVLGSAACKRVLGLRASAPSGACDGPTCAPAPLRAGLTSGRGTEDGASDSPGAPAPELLPILQDVCGQVRRLRGPQSAAWPGHVPAPSEGGVGSGMGEPPACSYLEKILSKKLELMERRLTDHLDERLRALQEHIDGKVALLARSLQSPGSPPPGLPLTRCDSGDGLSNGER; from the exons ATGGAGACCGAGACTGAGGACGAGCGATCGGCCACACACCCCACGCTGGCCTCTTCCTGGGATGCCGCGTGCGGGGCCCTGGGCCGGAGCCTCCGTGTCCGCCGAGCCCAGGACTCGGACTGGGATGAGCTGCTGGCGCCGCCTTCTTCGGG CCGGGACCTGGTGAGTCTGAAAAGGAGCCGGAAGAGCCCGGATGAAGAGCCCTGCTTCCTGTCCCTGAGCTGCGGCCCGAGTGGAGGTGAAGAAGTCGTTTCTGTTGGCATTTTAAGTTCAGCAAGAAATATGGAAGTGTACTTAGGCGAGGAGTACTGTGGCACCAGTAGGGGCAGGCGTGTTGGTAATGTGCTGGATTCCAG cGAGCATGGAAAGATTATTTTGTacaaaaaatttctaaaattggaGTCCGCTGCACAAGCTTGTAAAATAAAG TTGCTCTCCTTTGGTGAAAGGCCGTGTGTGTTCGTCAGTAAAGTGGTGGCGCACGTGCGGCCCGGCCCGGCGAAGCCTCCCGCCAGCTGTCCTGCTCTGGGGTCCAGGGTGGACCTGGAGAGGGTGCACACCATGGTGGCGGCCGTGGGGTCCACGCTGTCACCTGGAGCTCAGCAGCTGATGAGTATGGTCaggctccagcagcag CGCTGCATTCCCCTGGGGGAGCAGCTGCAGGCGGTTTTGGGGAGCGCTGCCTGCAAGCGAGTGCTGGGCCTGCGGGCCTCGGCGCCCTCGGGAGCCTGCGACGGGCCGACCTGCGCACCTGCCCCCCTCAGAGCCGGGCTGACGTCGGGACGCGGGACTGAAGAC GGAGCGAGTGACAGCCCCGGGGCCCCTGCCCCCGAGCTGCTGCCCATCCTCCAGGATGTGTGCGGTCAGGTGCGCCGTCTCCGTGGGCCACAGAGCGCCGCGTGGCCGGGACACGTCCCCGCGCCCAGCGAAGGCGGCGTTGGTTCCGG GATGGGAGAGCCGCCCGCCTGCTCCTACTTGGAGAAGATTCTGTCTAAGAAGCTGGAGCTGATGGAGAGGAGACTGACGGACCACCTGGACGAGCGGCTGCGCGCCCTGCAGGAGCACATCGACGGCAAGGTGGCGCTGCTGGCGCGCTCGCTGCAGAGCCCCGGCTCCCCGCCCCCGGGGCTGCCGCTCACACGCTGTGACTCTGGGGACGGACTCTCCAACGGAGAGAGATAG
- the LOC129152042 gene encoding ATPase PAAT-like isoform X3 produces METETEDERSATHPTLASSWDAACGALGRSLRVRRAQDSDWDELLAPPSSGRDLVSLKRSRKSPDEEPCFLSLSCGPSGGEEVVSVGILSSARNMEVYLGEEYCGTSRGRRVGNVLDSSEHGKIILYKKFLKLESAAQACKIKRCIPLGEQLQAVLGSAACKRVLGLRASAPSGACDGPTCAPAPLRAGLTSGRGTEDVRAPRDESSRPPGGGHPAPLGGWGSAPQSHPLPGRDLQLAASFLPKGASDSPGAPAPELLPILQDVCGQVRRLRGPQSAAWPGHVPAPSEGGVGSGMGEPPACSYLEKILSKKLELMERRLTDHLDERLRALQEHIDGKVALLARSLQSPGSPPPGLPLTRCDSGDGLSNGER; encoded by the exons ATGGAGACCGAGACTGAGGACGAGCGATCGGCCACACACCCCACGCTGGCCTCTTCCTGGGATGCCGCGTGCGGGGCCCTGGGCCGGAGCCTCCGTGTCCGCCGAGCCCAGGACTCGGACTGGGATGAGCTGCTGGCGCCGCCTTCTTCGGG CCGGGACCTGGTGAGTCTGAAAAGGAGCCGGAAGAGCCCGGATGAAGAGCCCTGCTTCCTGTCCCTGAGCTGCGGCCCGAGTGGAGGTGAAGAAGTCGTTTCTGTTGGCATTTTAAGTTCAGCAAGAAATATGGAAGTGTACTTAGGCGAGGAGTACTGTGGCACCAGTAGGGGCAGGCGTGTTGGTAATGTGCTGGATTCCAG cGAGCATGGAAAGATTATTTTGTacaaaaaatttctaaaattggaGTCCGCTGCACAAGCTTGTAAAATAAAG CGCTGCATTCCCCTGGGGGAGCAGCTGCAGGCGGTTTTGGGGAGCGCTGCCTGCAAGCGAGTGCTGGGCCTGCGGGCCTCGGCGCCCTCGGGAGCCTGCGACGGGCCGACCTGCGCACCTGCCCCCCTCAGAGCCGGGCTGACGTCGGGACGCGGGACTGAAGACGTGAGAGCTCCCCGGGATGAGAGCTCACGGCCCCCCGGGGGAGGGCACCCCGCCCCCCTcggagggtggggcagtgcgCCCCAGAGCCATCCTCTCCCCGGGAGGGACCTTCAGCTCGCGGCGTCCTTCTTACCAAAGGGAGCGAGTGACAGCCCCGGGGCCCCTGCCCCCGAGCTGCTGCCCATCCTCCAGGATGTGTGCGGTCAGGTGCGCCGTCTCCGTGGGCCACAGAGCGCCGCGTGGCCGGGACACGTCCCCGCGCCCAGCGAAGGCGGCGTTGGTTCCGG GATGGGAGAGCCGCCCGCCTGCTCCTACTTGGAGAAGATTCTGTCTAAGAAGCTGGAGCTGATGGAGAGGAGACTGACGGACCACCTGGACGAGCGGCTGCGCGCCCTGCAGGAGCACATCGACGGCAAGGTGGCGCTGCTGGCGCGCTCGCTGCAGAGCCCCGGCTCCCCGCCCCCGGGGCTGCCGCTCACACGCTGTGACTCTGGGGACGGACTCTCCAACGGAGAGAGATAG
- the LOC129152042 gene encoding ATPase PAAT-like isoform X1, whose product METETEDERSATHPTLASSWDAACGALGRSLRVRRAQDSDWDELLAPPSSGRDLVSLKRSRKSPDEEPCFLSLSCGPSGGEEVVSVGILSSARNMEVYLGEEYCGTSRGRRVGNVLDSSEHGKIILYKKFLKLESAAQACKIKLLSFGERPCVFVSKVVAHVRPGPAKPPASCPALGSRVDLERVHTMVAAVGSTLSPGAQQLMSMVRLQQQRCIPLGEQLQAVLGSAACKRVLGLRASAPSGACDGPTCAPAPLRAGLTSGRGTEDVRAPRDESSRPPGGGHPAPLGGWGSAPQSHPLPGRDLQLAASFLPKGASDSPGAPAPELLPILQDVCGQVRRLRGPQSAAWPGHVPAPSEGGVGSGMGEPPACSYLEKILSKKLELMERRLTDHLDERLRALQEHIDGKVALLARSLQSPGSPPPGLPLTRCDSGDGLSNGER is encoded by the exons ATGGAGACCGAGACTGAGGACGAGCGATCGGCCACACACCCCACGCTGGCCTCTTCCTGGGATGCCGCGTGCGGGGCCCTGGGCCGGAGCCTCCGTGTCCGCCGAGCCCAGGACTCGGACTGGGATGAGCTGCTGGCGCCGCCTTCTTCGGG CCGGGACCTGGTGAGTCTGAAAAGGAGCCGGAAGAGCCCGGATGAAGAGCCCTGCTTCCTGTCCCTGAGCTGCGGCCCGAGTGGAGGTGAAGAAGTCGTTTCTGTTGGCATTTTAAGTTCAGCAAGAAATATGGAAGTGTACTTAGGCGAGGAGTACTGTGGCACCAGTAGGGGCAGGCGTGTTGGTAATGTGCTGGATTCCAG cGAGCATGGAAAGATTATTTTGTacaaaaaatttctaaaattggaGTCCGCTGCACAAGCTTGTAAAATAAAG TTGCTCTCCTTTGGTGAAAGGCCGTGTGTGTTCGTCAGTAAAGTGGTGGCGCACGTGCGGCCCGGCCCGGCGAAGCCTCCCGCCAGCTGTCCTGCTCTGGGGTCCAGGGTGGACCTGGAGAGGGTGCACACCATGGTGGCGGCCGTGGGGTCCACGCTGTCACCTGGAGCTCAGCAGCTGATGAGTATGGTCaggctccagcagcag CGCTGCATTCCCCTGGGGGAGCAGCTGCAGGCGGTTTTGGGGAGCGCTGCCTGCAAGCGAGTGCTGGGCCTGCGGGCCTCGGCGCCCTCGGGAGCCTGCGACGGGCCGACCTGCGCACCTGCCCCCCTCAGAGCCGGGCTGACGTCGGGACGCGGGACTGAAGACGTGAGAGCTCCCCGGGATGAGAGCTCACGGCCCCCCGGGGGAGGGCACCCCGCCCCCCTcggagggtggggcagtgcgCCCCAGAGCCATCCTCTCCCCGGGAGGGACCTTCAGCTCGCGGCGTCCTTCTTACCAAAGGGAGCGAGTGACAGCCCCGGGGCCCCTGCCCCCGAGCTGCTGCCCATCCTCCAGGATGTGTGCGGTCAGGTGCGCCGTCTCCGTGGGCCACAGAGCGCCGCGTGGCCGGGACACGTCCCCGCGCCCAGCGAAGGCGGCGTTGGTTCCGG GATGGGAGAGCCGCCCGCCTGCTCCTACTTGGAGAAGATTCTGTCTAAGAAGCTGGAGCTGATGGAGAGGAGACTGACGGACCACCTGGACGAGCGGCTGCGCGCCCTGCAGGAGCACATCGACGGCAAGGTGGCGCTGCTGGCGCGCTCGCTGCAGAGCCCCGGCTCCCCGCCCCCGGGGCTGCCGCTCACACGCTGTGACTCTGGGGACGGACTCTCCAACGGAGAGAGATAG